Within the Vagococcus carniphilus genome, the region TATAAATAACAATATATATAACAGATTATACGTGTATATAATCGAACCGTCAACGTCACTTTTTGTATAAACAAAACCAAGAAGTTCCATATAACGTTTTAGATATTGTGTTAAATATACAAAAAAACTTGAATATTCCTTAACAATTAATAAAATCTTTTAATTTCACTATTATCAAAAATAAGAACCATAAGCAGTTTTACGATTAAAAAGAAATACACTTTATATTTTATATGTTTATTTTCTTTTAGTCAATAAACTTTTTGTATTAAATTACTTCAAAAACTTAACTTTTCGAAGTATTTATATATATACATATACTAACGCCTATAAATGACAGCTTTTATGTCACTAACTACTATTAAAAGGAAATAAAAAAAGAAAAAACGTTCAATTTTAGTTATTGAACGTTCTTTTTTTTCTTTCGTTTGCTCTTTTTCTTTTTTTTAGATGACGTTTTTCTTTTCTTTTTCTTACTGGTTTTTACTTTAATTAATTTTCCACTTAGAATAACAGCAACTATAGCTATAATTAACAGTAAAAATAAGCTAATTTTCACCCAATGCCAAAAATTTTCATTACTTTTTGTCTTATTTGGTACTTCTTCTATAGAAGAATCTGTGCTTTCGATTTGTATTGTCTTTTTTTTGGAAATAGTTGTCTGATCTTTTTTTTCTATACTTGATGCTTCTTCTTTTTTTTCTGTATTACTTGTTTCCTTTTTCTTTTCTTTATTATCTTCTTTTTGTTCTTTTGGTTTCTGATTCTCTTTCTTTTCTTGCTTTTTCTCCTTAATGTTAGGGGCATTAGGTGGTGGTGTTTCTTCTCCATCTGATAAAAGTCGATTCTCTGCTAAGTCAAACATAATACTATTAGGCTCTAGTCCCTCTTGATTTATAGCATTTATAATCACCATTTGGATATCTTTAGGCACTTCAAAACTAAACTCTCCTGATTCTGGTACTTCCATATTTTCACCAAAGTCAGTGGTTATAAGAGCTCCTGGTGCGGAATAGCCATTTAATTTTCTGCCTTCTTTTTCAAATGCCACTTGTTCAATAGGTGTTTTTTCATAACTATTCAATGCATCTAGTTCTGCTGGTCCATCATCTTCCGCCCAAACACTTACTGGAAATAATATCAGAAGTAAAAATACTATTATTTTTTTCATTTCAACCTCCTATGATATAAATTTAACATAAAAATGATTTTTGACAATAAAATTATTAATTATCCCTGAAAGTAATCAATTTTAACAAAAAAACCAGACATTCAATTAAGAATATCCGGTAGTAATTAAATTTGTTTCTTCTATATTATAAATAATTTACTTTACTGCAATTGCTTCTATTTCTACTTTTGCGTCTTTTGGTAATCTTGCTACTTCAATTGTACTTCTACTTGGAAATGGTTCTTTAAAAAAGCTTCCATATACTTCATTCACAACAGCAAAATCTTCCATATTTGATAGAAAGATTGTCGTCTTTACGACATTATCCATTGTTAAGCCAGTTTCTTCTAAGATGGCTTTCATATTTTCTAAGCTTTGTTTTGTTTGTTCTGCTACATCTTCAGACATTTCACCTGTTGTTGCATTAATCGGTAGTTGTCCTGAAACAAAACTGAAATCTCCTGTCACGTTGACACCTTGTGAGTATGGTCCAATCGCTTGAGGTGCTTTGTCTGTTGCAATTTGTTTTTTCATTCTACATCCTACTTTCTTTATATTCTTATGTAAGGGCTTTAATAAAATGATTATAACATAAGTCATTTTTTGATAAGTAAAATGTGATAAGTCTTTAATGAAAGATTAAGGAGCAATAAATCTAAATGACTTATTGCTCCTTTCTAATTAAGCTAAATAGCCATTTCTAGGTTCTACTTCAAATGCTTGTGCTAACTCTTTTAACTGTGTGTCAGATATTTCTTGTTTAATTCCTCCCTGACTCATGACATGTGTATACACTTTAGCAGCTTTTTCTGCTGTTTCAATCAAGCCAAAAACGTCATCTAAACTTTCTCCCGAACCATAAATACCATGAAACGGCCATAGAACTAAGCGATATTCTTCCATTTTTTTAGCTGTTTCTTTTCCAATTTCAACAGTACCCGGTACAAGCCAAGGAATAATGCCTACTCCTTCTGGAAAAACAACTAGACATTCTGTACACATTTTCCAAAGGGCTTTAGTAAACGCTTTCTCAGATAGTGGATGAGTAAACGTCATTGCTAACAAGTGTGTAGCATGATTATGCATAACTACTCGATGCTTAGAATCAACTTTTAGTCGTGCTATATGAGTCATTAAATGGGTCGGTAATTCACTTGTTGGTAAAGTATCGTTAGAAAAGCCCCACATTAATTCGAGTTTAGTTCCTGATTCATGAATTCGAACTATTCCTAACGATTCTTCAGGGAATTTCTCTATATTTTTAAAATAAATACCTGAGCCTGTTACTAAAAAATAATGACCTTTTAAAAAACTAGCATCAAAATCAATTGGAATTACGTTGAGTACCTCATCCACATTCAAAAAGTCTCTAATTTCTTCTTCATCTAATAAGATACTTATGTTACCACCATTTCGTTCATCCCAACCTAATCGATACAGATTAGTCGTCGTACTAGTTAGCTCTTTCATTAAATACCAATTTAATATCTTTTTTTGCATTTTTTTCTCCTATAATAAACTTTCGTATAAAGAGATTATTTCTTCTATTGTTACTTCTCTTGGATTACCAGGTGTACAAACATCATTTAAAGCATCTTTAGCTATTGCTGGTAAATCTTCTTTTCTTACTCCTAGTTCTGAGATGGTTGATGGTATTCCAACATCTGTACTTAATTTTTGAATTGCTTCAACAGCTCTATCTCTAACCTCGTCTAATAACATGGTCTCTGCACCATTAATTCCCAAGACTTTTGCTATCTCTCTGTATTTTTCACCAGTGTATTCTTTATTAAAAGCCATAACAGTCGGAAGTAACGACGCGCATGCTACTCCATGAGGAACATCATACCAAGCACTTAATGGATGAGCCATTCCATGTACTAAACCTAGTCCCACATTCGAAAAGCCCATTCCGGCTAAGTATTGAGCTAATGCCATTTTTTCACGGTTATCTTGATTTCCATTCACTGAACCTCTTAATGATGAACCTATTATTTCAATTGCTTTCAGATGAAGCATATCACTCATTTCCCAAGCTCCTGGTGTAACAAAGCCTTCAATAGCATGAGTCATTGCATCCATTCCAGTCGCAGCACATAGACTTTTTGGCATTCCCATCATCATATCACTATCCACAAACGAAACAACTGGTATATCATGAGGGTCTACACATACAAACTTACGATTATTTTTTTTATCAGTAATCACATAATTAATAGTAACTTCAGCTGCTGTTCCTGATGTTGTGGGAATAGCCAATATTGGTAATGCAGGTTTTTTGGTATCAGCAACTCCTTCTAAACTGATAACATCTTCAAATTCTGGATTTGTGATGATAATTCCAATCGCTTTTGCTGTATCAATTGGTGAACCTCCTCCAATTGCGATAAGACAATCTGCCTTTGATTCTTTTGCAAAAGCCACTCCTGCCTGTACATCTTCAATAGAAGGATTTGGAACAATACCATCAAAAACATTATATGCAATCTTTTCTTGATCAAAAAGTTGTGTCACTTTTTTGGTTAAACCAATCTTGACTAATTCTTTATCTGTAACAACTAAAATATTTTTAAAGCCACGTTTATTTATTTCTCGTGTCACTTCATTGATTGCACCTTTACCAAAATAGGATGTTTCATTTAAAATCATTCGATTTACTGTCATTTTTTACTATCTCCTTTTTTGTTTTATAGTCTGTAGCCTTGCCATTAAATCTGTCTGTCGTCCAAATTGATTGACTAACTTCTCATAAACATCAAATAACTCATCATAGACAGCGGCATTTTCTTGATTAACCTCATACTTTTCTGAATAGTCATCCAGTGACATACTATGAATAATAGTTTCTAACGTTTTTTCTTCATCTCTTGCTAATAAAGAGAAAATTGCTGCACTCTTAGCTCCTGTCTCTAGTTCATTGGATATTAAAACTGGTTTTTTTATAACATCGCTATAAATTTGGTTTAATAATTTATTTTTATGAGGTAATCCTCCACAAAATACTAAATTATCAATTGGAATATCATTACTTTCAAAATTTTCAACAATCATCCGTTTACCAAAAGCTGTCGCTTCAATTAAAGCTCGGTATATCTCTTCTGGTTTTGTCTTTAATGTCATTCCAACCACTAAACCTGTTAATTGGGCATTCATTAAAGTTGATCGATTACCATTCCACCAATCTAAAGCTATCAATCCAGATTGGCCTGGTTGTAACTTAGCTGCTAAACTCTCTAAATATTGATAAATTGTTTGATTATTTTCTTTTGCCTGGCTAAAGTAATTCTTTGGAACTTGTGTTTCAACAAACCAAGAAAAAATATCACCTACTGCATTCTGACCTGTTTCATACGCTTGAAGCCCTTTAACCGCTCCATCTTTTACAAGTCCTGCAATACCTGGAATCACTTTTTTTTCATTGGTTAATAGGATATCACAACTTGAAGTGCCAATAATGTTTAACATGACATTGGCTTTTGTTACTCCAGTAGAAGCTACGCAGACATGAGCATCTATGTTATTGACAGCAATAACTGTCTCTTCGGATAAGCCTAACGTTTTGGCCATCTCTTTTTTCAAGTGACCAGCTTTTGTTCCTATATCATAAACATCAGGATGTATTTTTTCTGAAATAACATCTTTAAAATCTGGATGGACCGATTCAAAAAAATCTACTGAAGGATAACCTCCCAATTCTTCTTGATAGAGTGCTTTATAACCGGCACACGACTTACTTCTCTTTTGTTGTCCAGTAAGTTGCCAAACAAGCCAGTCACCAGCCTCGATGAAATAGTCCATCTCTTGATACACTGCTGGAGCTTCTTCTAAAATTTGTAATAATTTTGGAAATAGCCATTCTGAAGAAATTTTCCCTCCATAATAAGGTAACCATGGCTCCTTTCTGTCCAGAGCAACTTGATTAATATGATCTGCTTGTTTTTGAGCAGCGTGATGTTTCCATAATTTTACCCACGCATGTGGTTCCTTTTTAAAGGCTTCCTTCTTTAACAAGGGTTCACCACTCTCATCTACTGGTAACACTGTACAACAGGTAAAATCTATTCCTAAACTTTTGATATCTTTCCTTGATATTTGCTTCTGTTCTCCTTGGCTTATCAAACTTTTAACAACATATTCTAAGCCTTCCAAATAATCATCTGTATGTTGTAGACACCAATAATCATCTAAGAATTTCTGCGTTTCTGGTAATTTATCCGTTATAACACTATGAGGATACTCATAAGTTTCTACCCCAAAAACATTTCCCTTTTTACTATCAATTAAAATGCCTCTAACTGATAAGGTTCCGTAATCTAAACCAATAGCATAATCTACCATTTAAATTCTCCTTTACTGTTTAAAATAAAAGAGGGAACCGATTTTTTCGGCGCCCTCTTTATATACGAACCTTATTTAAGTGAAAGATTTTTTTATTTTACGCCATGTCTTACACCGTTCATCTATTTATATAAAGGGCCAAACGTTTCGCAAGCTTTAAAATCTACATATTCTATATCTTTTGTGCCAAATCCTGTAAAGGCATGTGGTCTGAAAATTCTTTCTGACTCTACATTATGGAGTGCTACTGGAATTCTTAACATACTCGCTAAAGTAATCACTTCATGTCCAACATGACCATGAACTGTAGCGCCGTGATTTGCTCCCCAATGATCCATTACATTATAAACATTTTCAAATCCTGGTTCCCCTAGTCGAGGAGCAAACCAAGTTGTTGGCCATGTTTTATCTGTTCTTTTATCTAATGCCGTATGAATGTCTTCATCTAAAACGCATGTATGTCCTTCTGCTATTTGTAAAGTTGGGCCAACGCCGTCAACGATATTTAATCGAATCATTGTGACTGGCATTTCAGCATCAGTGTAGAAATGGGATGAGTATCCTCCTCCACGGAAATACTCATAGTTTGCCCGACACCAATCAGTTTTATTTAGACAAGCCATTATGTCATCTTCTGTCATCTGCCAAAATTCTTTCATAACTGGCTCCTCGTTCTCATCTCTTAAAGGAACACTCCAATCAAGAGCAGAAGCTCCTGAATTGATTAAATGTAAAACTCCATTTTCTGCTTTACCTGTTAATTTTTTCCCAGTTACTCGTTCTACTGATTCCGGGCTCCAATAGGTTCTTACATCAGAGAAAATAGGTGATTTGTTAGTTAATAGGGTACCAAATAACATAGATACTGCATTTAGTGTGTCATTTTCCGTTGCAAAGGCAGTAACTGGTCTAGGGCCATTCCAATCAAATGTTGAAGCCATAATAGCTTCTGTAAAATCTCCATTTGGTAACCAATCTGTCCATTGGCGTTGACCTTGAAAACCACCTGAAATTGCATTACGACCTCTTGCTTCTTCATGCCAACCAATATCTGCTAATTTTTCATTACCAAATAAAATATCACGAATAACGAGTGCTTGTTTAGCAATAAATTCCCAATCTTCATTAGCAGGAACTACTTTAGATTTCGTAATAATCTCAGGGAAATCTTTCCCTTCATTGATATCAATACCTTCTTTACAATAATCTTTAATCCATTGTAAAGCTTTTTCATATTCTTCTTTATCGTAAATTTCCAATGTAATTCGACGAAGAATTTCTGTCATGTCAACATATTCTAAAGTCATTCCTAAATATTTAGTAAATAATTGACTATCTGCTTGAGAACCTGCAATTCCCATACAAGATGAACCTAAGTTAACATAAGATTTACCTTTCATTTGACCTATTGCAAATACACCTTTTGCAAATGAGAGAATTTTTTCCTGAACATCTTCTGGAATACTATTATCATCTAATTCTTGAACTTCTTTTCCATATATCTTAAAAGCAGGGTATCCTTTTTGTGCGTATCCTGCCATAGCCGCAGCTAGATAAACAGCTCCTGGTCTTTCTGTTCCGTTGAATCCCCAAACAGCTTTAATTGTCTGGTTATTTAAATCCATTGTTTCTGTTCCGTAACACCAACTTGGTGTAACAGATAATGTTCCAATGATATTTTCGCCTAGAAATTGCTCTTCTACAATTCCTGCGTCACCACGTCCTCCGATTGTACGATCTGCAACCACACATTGAACCTTAGTACCATCTGCATATCTAAGACTTGATTCAATCAGCTCTTTTGCAGCCAGTGCCATCGCCATTGTTTTTTCCTCAAGACTTTCACGGACTCCGCCTTGTCTGCCATCAATAATTGGTCTAATTCCTAGCTTTGGATAATTCGTCATTTTTTTGCCTCCTTATTATTTAAAAAAACTAATTTTTATTCATATAATAATTCTTGAATATCGTCTTTATCAATGTTTTCTTTTGTATACCATTCAACTCCAGTATCAACATCAGTTACTTTCTCTCCCTTTGATGCCTTCACTGCTAATTTAACTGATTCATATCCAATCTTAACTGGATTTTGAGTGACAGAACCTAAGAATTTACCATTGCGAATTGCATCTTGTTGCAATGCACCTGAATCAAATCCGACAGCTAAAATTTTGTCATCTTCCACTCCGATACGATCACCTAATCCATCATTAGCATTAATAATTGATTTAGCGCCATATTCATTTGATCCATAAATAGCTAGTAAATCTTTCTTTTCTAATAAAGCTGATGCTTCTGTTTTTCCAGCAGCATCTGTTACTTCTGCAGGAACACGAAGTTCGATAATGGCTTTAGCATCTTTTCCCTTAACATCATTTTTAAATTTATCATGACCGGTTACTTGAACTTTTCCTTTACCAATCTTCTCGTTAGATTCTAACAATTCAACCATCTTTTCAATAAAACCGCCTGTACGTTGAGAAATTGAAAGTGAATTAACCTCTTGAGAAACAACACCAATTCTGAAAGTTTTATCTTCAATTCGTTTTTCTAATTCTTTGTATAAGTTTTCAGCTGCAATTGCTCCAGCCTTATTGTTATCTGTTGAAGCAGTTGCTTTTACAGCACCTTCTGGAGCATCTGGTACACCTGAGTCAAACCCAATAATTGGAATATCTTTAGATTTAGCTGTTTCAATCGCATCTAATTCAGCTTCCGTATCTAATGCAGCTAGAGCGATAGCATCTGGGTTTTTATTGATAGCATTATTCAACATTTCTAATTGTTCAGCAATAGCGGTTTCATCTTTTGGCCCAACAAAGTTCATTGTGACATTATCTTCCTCTGCTGCTTTTTTAGCACCTGATTGTACAGCTTTCCAAAAGTCATGTTGAAATCCTTTTGCAACAACTTCTACTTTTGCTCCACCATCTTTGGATTCTTTAGAGCCTTCTTCTTTTCCTTTTTCTCCAGAACAAGCAGCTAGTAGAGTAATTGCTACCGTTGACATTAATAAAATTCCCATCGTTTTTTTCTTCATTTTATTCTCTCCTATTTGTTAAGTTTTTTATTTCGATAAATATCAATATAAACCGCTAAAATGACAACGAATCCAGTTATAAAAATTTGATAATGTGGTTGTAAATCAATATAAGGCAAGCCAACCTTTAAAACGGTCATAATAAAGACCCCAATAACAGTTCCTAAAATAGAACCAACACCACCGGCAAGAGATGTTCCACCTACCACAACTGCGGCTATAGCATCTAATTCAAATCCTGAGCCTCCACCTGGCATAACTGTTGTATAAGTTGCTGCATAAGCAATAGCTGCTAAACCTGCAAAGAAACCTGCTATAACATAGGTTGAAGCCTCTACCTTAACAATATTGATTCCTGATAACCTCGTTGCTTCTCTATTACTACCGATTGCAAAGATATAACGACCTAATTTAGTTTTCATTAAGATAACAGTTGCAAGAATTGCCATAACAATTAACAAGATAACTCCTGTTGGAAAATTACCAGCTGTTCTAAAAATTGATTTGTACCAACCATCTGGACCACCTCTTAAAGGAAAGGTTTCAGTTTGAACATTAGAGACTATTGAACTTAGTCCCCTTGTAATCATCATGGTGCCGAGTGTTGCAATAAATGCGGGAAGTCTTAATTTAGCAACTAAAATACCATTTACTAAACCGAAAAACGTTGCCACAGCTAATATAGCTAGCAGTGCTACCCAAAGTGGTGCTCTTAATTGGTTATAAATCACTCCACCAGTAATTGCAGCACACATCATATTGGTTCCGATAGATAAATCAATGCCTCCTGTTATAATGACAAATGTTACTCCTAATGCTAAAAATCCTACATAGTAAGAGGCATCCAAAATACTAGTCAGAGTAGAAGTACTCCTAAAAGCTGGACTCATCATAGAAAAGAAGCCATAAATTAAAAATAAAACAATTAAAATGATAAGTTGTTGTAACCCGATTTTATCAACTAGCTTTTTTAAGCCACTTTTATTTTGATGCTCTAAACTATTTTTCTCCAAAGTATTCTCCATTACACTACCGCCTCTCTCATTGTTGCAAAGTGTAATATTTTCTCCTGAGTTGCCTCTGAAATATCAACTTCACCTGTTTTTTTACCTTCACACATTACCATGACCCGATCACTCATTCTTAAAATTTCAGTTAACTCTGATGAAATCATAATGATAGATTTCCCCATCTTAGTTAACTCAGTCATTAGTTCATAAATTTCACTTTTTGCACCAACATCAATTCCTCTAGTCGGCTCATCAAAAATTAAAATGTCACTATCTTGTTCCAACCATTTAGCAATAACTACCTTTTGCTGATTACCACCTGAAAGATTACGAATCAATTGGTGTGCAGATGGTGTTTTTATACCTAACATCTTGATAAATTTATTACTTGTTTCGTTGATTTTTTTATCATTAATTAGTCCACCACTAACGTAATTTCCAACGTTTGTCATAACAATGTTATTTTCTACAGACATGCCTACAACGACACCATATTGTTTTCTATCTTCAGACAAATAGCCGATTCCATTCTCAACAGCATCTTTTGGTTGGTTGATTTCAACTTTTTTATCATGAACATAAATTTCTCCAGAGTCTTTCTGGTCAGCTCCAAAAATCAAACGGGCCATCTCTGTTCTACCTGCCCCCATTAATCCAGAAACACCTAATATCTCACCCTGTTTCAAATCAAAGCTAAGATTTTTCACTTTATTTCCCAAAGATAAATTTTTAACCGATAACACAACTTTTGCATCATCTGAAACTTCAGAATGTTGTTTTGGTTCCTCGTAAATGACTCGACCAACCATCATATCTATGATTTCATCTTTAGTTGAACTAGCTGTATCAATAGTTCCTACATATTCACCATCCCGCATTACCGTGACACGATCAGTGATTCTTTTAATCTCATCCATTCGATGTGAAATATAAACAATTCCTATATCCTTTTGCTTTAAATCCTCGATAATATTAAACAATTCATTTATCTCAGATTCTGTTAAAGCTGCTGTTGGTTCATCAAAAACGATAATTTTAGCATTCATTGAGATAGCCTTAGCAATTTCAACCATCTGCATCTTACCAACTGTCAGATGTCCTACTTGTTCTTTCGGATTGACTGTCATATTTAAGCGATTAAATAACTCTTCGGTTTTACGATTAATATCAGAGTCATCTGTAAAAATGCCTTTCATAGATTCTCTACCAATAAAAATATTTTGAGCAACTGATAAATGATTAATCATATTTAATTCTTGATGAACAATAACAATTCCATCATCCATTGCTTCTTTGGGATTTTTATAATTAATTTCACGACCATTATAGTTAATTGTTCCAGCATCTTTTTCATAGATTCCTGTTAAAATTTTCATCAATGTCGATTTTCCAGCGCCATTCTCACCCATTAGAGCATGAACTTCACCTTTTTTTAACGTAAGGTTTACATTATCTAAAGCTTGTACAGCACCAAAACTCTTAGAAATTTGATTCATTTCTAAAATAACTTCACTCATGTGTTAATACCTCCTTTTTAGTGAACAACACCTTTTTTCAAAAGGATATTGGCGTAGATCGCTTCCTCTCCTGTGGCAACAATTGCATATGCTTCTTTTCCTCGATTATAGAATTCTTGACGTGTTAGAAGTTCTATTTTGTCATTTTCAACCACAGCTTCTTTTATTATTTTTTTGTAGTCATCCCAAATCACTGGAATCGTCGGGTCTCCCTCAGCCACCTGCATCAATCCGATTGAATACTCCTGATAAGTATCCATTGGAAATAGTTTCAATATACTATCTAATAACTCTGGAACACCCAAACCGTCACATCTAACAAGTTTCTTAGCATTAGAAGCAGCTGGATAATTACCATCAGCAATAACTATTTCATCTCCATGTCCCATTTCCATTAAAACCTTCACTAATTCAGGCGATAAATTTTTCGGAATATTTTTTAACATATTTACTCACCTCTATTCTTTATCTAATAGCTTTTGATATTTTGGAAATTGATTTTCCCATGCTTCTTTTCTTTCTGGAAAATAATAGGTCACATTTGATATTTTTTTTATCCACTCTCTTGCTTCATAAACACTATCAATCACTTGGTGTGCCATTAATTGCTGTATAATATTTCCTATCGCAGTTGCCTCTACCGGTCCTGCACAAACTCTCATCCCTGTTGCATCAGCAACCATTTGACAAAGTAAGGCTGATTGAGAGCCTCCACCAACAATATTTAAAGTATCAAATTCGTTTCCTACAGCATCAATAATTTCTAGTGTCGTGTATTTATACTTAAAGGCTAAACTTTCGTAAACACATCTAAATAATTCTCCAGGTTCTTCTGGTAACTCTTGATTTGTTTCTTTTGCGTATGCCTGAATTTTCTCTTTCATCTTTCCAGGTGACGTAAATCTAGGATCATCTGTATCTATTAGACAGCGAAATGCTTTTTTCTTTTCAGTCATATCCGTTATTTCATCATAAGAATAATCCATTCCCTGCTCTCTAAAATTGCGTTTTAGTTCTTGAATAATCCAAAGTCCAGTACAATTTTTTAGAAATCGAGTTGTTTTATTATTTCCACTTTCATTCGTTAAATTATAG harbors:
- a CDS encoding RidA family protein produces the protein MKKQIATDKAPQAIGPYSQGVNVTGDFSFVSGQLPINATTGEMSEDVAEQTKQSLENMKAILEETGLTMDNVVKTTIFLSNMEDFAVVNEVYGSFFKEPFPSRSTIEVARLPKDAKVEIEAIAVK
- the rhaD gene encoding rhamnulose-1-phosphate aldolase, giving the protein MQKKILNWYLMKELTSTTTNLYRLGWDERNGGNISILLDEEEIRDFLNVDEVLNVIPIDFDASFLKGHYFLVTGSGIYFKNIEKFPEESLGIVRIHESGTKLELMWGFSNDTLPTSELPTHLMTHIARLKVDSKHRVVMHNHATHLLAMTFTHPLSEKAFTKALWKMCTECLVVFPEGVGIIPWLVPGTVEIGKETAKKMEEYRLVLWPFHGIYGSGESLDDVFGLIETAEKAAKVYTHVMSQGGIKQEISDTQLKELAQAFEVEPRNGYLA
- the fucO gene encoding lactaldehyde reductase — translated: MTVNRMILNETSYFGKGAINEVTREINKRGFKNILVVTDKELVKIGLTKKVTQLFDQEKIAYNVFDGIVPNPSIEDVQAGVAFAKESKADCLIAIGGGSPIDTAKAIGIIITNPEFEDVISLEGVADTKKPALPILAIPTTSGTAAEVTINYVITDKKNNRKFVCVDPHDIPVVSFVDSDMMMGMPKSLCAATGMDAMTHAIEGFVTPGAWEMSDMLHLKAIEIIGSSLRGSVNGNQDNREKMALAQYLAGMGFSNVGLGLVHGMAHPLSAWYDVPHGVACASLLPTVMAFNKEYTGEKYREIAKVLGINGAETMLLDEVRDRAVEAIQKLSTDVGIPSTISELGVRKEDLPAIAKDALNDVCTPGNPREVTIEEIISLYESLL
- a CDS encoding ribulokinase, which translates into the protein MVDYAIGLDYGTLSVRGILIDSKKGNVFGVETYEYPHSVITDKLPETQKFLDDYWCLQHTDDYLEGLEYVVKSLISQGEQKQISRKDIKSLGIDFTCCTVLPVDESGEPLLKKEAFKKEPHAWVKLWKHHAAQKQADHINQVALDRKEPWLPYYGGKISSEWLFPKLLQILEEAPAVYQEMDYFIEAGDWLVWQLTGQQKRSKSCAGYKALYQEELGGYPSVDFFESVHPDFKDVISEKIHPDVYDIGTKAGHLKKEMAKTLGLSEETVIAVNNIDAHVCVASTGVTKANVMLNIIGTSSCDILLTNEKKVIPGIAGLVKDGAVKGLQAYETGQNAVGDIFSWFVETQVPKNYFSQAKENNQTIYQYLESLAAKLQPGQSGLIALDWWNGNRSTLMNAQLTGLVVGMTLKTKPEEIYRALIEATAFGKRMIVENFESNDIPIDNLVFCGGLPHKNKLLNQIYSDVIKKPVLISNELETGAKSAAIFSLLARDEEKTLETIIHSMSLDDYSEKYEVNQENAAVYDELFDVYEKLVNQFGRQTDLMARLQTIKQKRR
- a CDS encoding L-fucose isomerase, translating into MTNYPKLGIRPIIDGRQGGVRESLEEKTMAMALAAKELIESSLRYADGTKVQCVVADRTIGGRGDAGIVEEQFLGENIIGTLSVTPSWCYGTETMDLNNQTIKAVWGFNGTERPGAVYLAAAMAGYAQKGYPAFKIYGKEVQELDDNSIPEDVQEKILSFAKGVFAIGQMKGKSYVNLGSSCMGIAGSQADSQLFTKYLGMTLEYVDMTEILRRITLEIYDKEEYEKALQWIKDYCKEGIDINEGKDFPEIITKSKVVPANEDWEFIAKQALVIRDILFGNEKLADIGWHEEARGRNAISGGFQGQRQWTDWLPNGDFTEAIMASTFDWNGPRPVTAFATENDTLNAVSMLFGTLLTNKSPIFSDVRTYWSPESVERVTGKKLTGKAENGVLHLINSGASALDWSVPLRDENEEPVMKEFWQMTEDDIMACLNKTDWCRANYEYFRGGGYSSHFYTDAEMPVTMIRLNIVDGVGPTLQIAEGHTCVLDEDIHTALDKRTDKTWPTTWFAPRLGEPGFENVYNVMDHWGANHGATVHGHVGHEVITLASMLRIPVALHNVESERIFRPHAFTGFGTKDIEYVDFKACETFGPLYK
- a CDS encoding ABC transporter substrate-binding protein yields the protein MKKKTMGILLMSTVAITLLAACSGEKGKEEGSKESKDGGAKVEVVAKGFQHDFWKAVQSGAKKAAEEDNVTMNFVGPKDETAIAEQLEMLNNAINKNPDAIALAALDTEAELDAIETAKSKDIPIIGFDSGVPDAPEGAVKATASTDNNKAGAIAAENLYKELEKRIEDKTFRIGVVSQEVNSLSISQRTGGFIEKMVELLESNEKIGKGKVQVTGHDKFKNDVKGKDAKAIIELRVPAEVTDAAGKTEASALLEKKDLLAIYGSNEYGAKSIINANDGLGDRIGVEDDKILAVGFDSGALQQDAIRNGKFLGSVTQNPVKIGYESVKLAVKASKGEKVTDVDTGVEWYTKENIDKDDIQELLYE
- a CDS encoding ABC transporter permease, with protein sequence MENTLEKNSLEHQNKSGLKKLVDKIGLQQLIILIVLFLIYGFFSMMSPAFRSTSTLTSILDASYYVGFLALGVTFVIITGGIDLSIGTNMMCAAITGGVIYNQLRAPLWVALLAILAVATFFGLVNGILVAKLRLPAFIATLGTMMITRGLSSIVSNVQTETFPLRGGPDGWYKSIFRTAGNFPTGVILLIVMAILATVILMKTKLGRYIFAIGSNREATRLSGINIVKVEASTYVIAGFFAGLAAIAYAATYTTVMPGGGSGFELDAIAAVVVGGTSLAGGVGSILGTVIGVFIMTVLKVGLPYIDLQPHYQIFITGFVVILAVYIDIYRNKKLNK
- a CDS encoding sugar ABC transporter ATP-binding protein, with the protein product MSEVILEMNQISKSFGAVQALDNVNLTLKKGEVHALMGENGAGKSTLMKILTGIYEKDAGTINYNGREINYKNPKEAMDDGIVIVHQELNMINHLSVAQNIFIGRESMKGIFTDDSDINRKTEELFNRLNMTVNPKEQVGHLTVGKMQMVEIAKAISMNAKIIVFDEPTAALTESEINELFNIIEDLKQKDIGIVYISHRMDEIKRITDRVTVMRDGEYVGTIDTASSTKDEIIDMMVGRVIYEEPKQHSEVSDDAKVVLSVKNLSLGNKVKNLSFDLKQGEILGVSGLMGAGRTEMARLIFGADQKDSGEIYVHDKKVEINQPKDAVENGIGYLSEDRKQYGVVVGMSVENNIVMTNVGNYVSGGLINDKKINETSNKFIKMLGIKTPSAHQLIRNLSGGNQQKVVIAKWLEQDSDILIFDEPTRGIDVGAKSEIYELMTELTKMGKSIIMISSELTEILRMSDRVMVMCEGKKTGEVDISEATQEKILHFATMREAVV
- a CDS encoding RbsD/FucU family protein, with the translated sequence MLKNIPKNLSPELVKVLMEMGHGDEIVIADGNYPAASNAKKLVRCDGLGVPELLDSILKLFPMDTYQEYSIGLMQVAEGDPTIPVIWDDYKKIIKEAVVENDKIELLTRQEFYNRGKEAYAIVATGEEAIYANILLKKGVVH